The genomic stretch GCTGGCCCGCGACGCGGAGCTCGCCGTGCTGGGGCACCGCGGACGAGGCGGATTCGCCGGCCTTCGCCTGGGGTCGGTCAGCGAGCGGGTCGCCGAGCACGCCCCTTGCCCGGTGGTGGTGCTGAGGGCGTCCCTCGACAGGGAGGGGCCGATCATCGCCGGCGTGGATGCCTCACCGTCGGCAGACGACGTGCTGAGCAGCGCGTTCGAAATGGCGAGCGGACAGGGCCGCGGGCTCGTGGTGATCCACTCTGTCGGTGACACCGCCGGCGAGCCGGCCGATCTCGAACAGCGAATCACACGGTGGCAGGTGAAACATCCGCAGGTGCCCGTCGAGATCCGGATGACGAGCCACACCGCCCGGGACGCATTGACCGAGGCATCGAGTTCCGGGCGCCTCGTGGTTGTCGGCAGTCGCGGTCACGGTCTCCTGCACGCCGCGCTGCTGGGCTCCACCGGTCTGCACCTCCTGCGCCATGCGGCCTGCCCGGTGCTCGTGGCCCGGCCGGTGAGCCCCCGCTGACGGTGGTCGCCCGACCGTTGCCGGAAGGCCGTCCGGCCCTGGCCGGGCGGCCGTCGCGCGGGCAGCGTGGGTGCAAAGAAGGGAGACCACCATGAGCACGCGGCTACGATTGGCCGGCTGCGGTCTGAGCGCCGGCAAGAGGACCAGGTTGCACCGGATTCTCTACCGGCACGGACTCGGCAACGGCACCGCCCTGTTCCTGCCGTACGACCAGGGACTCGAGCACGGACCACGGGACTTCTTCGCCGACCCGATCGCCGGTGACCCCCGGTACATCATCCGCCTGGCGCTCGAGGGCGGCTTCAACGGCATAGCCATCCAGATCGGCCTGGCCGAGAAGTTCTACTGGGACTACGCCGGCGAGGTGCCGCTCATCCTCAAACTCAACGGCAAGACCGACATCCCGGACGACGCCCGTGCGCTGTCACCCGTGCACGCGTCC from Paractinoplanes brasiliensis encodes the following:
- a CDS encoding universal stress protein encodes the protein MNTLIKRWVLAGIDGADPGGHAVDWAAREAWRRRLPLRIVHVLEWRPVETGEAGKTYVEMAWTRANALTGEASRRAGEIAPGIEVRAETVLGEPAGRLLELARDAELAVLGHRGRGGFAGLRLGSVSERVAEHAPCPVVVLRASLDREGPIIAGVDASPSADDVLSSAFEMASGQGRGLVVIHSVGDTAGEPADLEQRITRWQVKHPQVPVEIRMTSHTARDALTEASSSGRLVVVGSRGHGLLHAALLGSTGLHLLRHAACPVLVARPVSPR